One Oncorhynchus clarkii lewisi isolate Uvic-CL-2024 chromosome 28, UVic_Ocla_1.0, whole genome shotgun sequence genomic region harbors:
- the LOC139386549 gene encoding high affinity immunoglobulin epsilon receptor subunit gamma-like isoform X2, with product MFRGSLILVALLLNFSMAEAQVPDGKLCYILDGILVIYGVLLTILYCRLRMHPIYINNGGPPQVTGGYPQKGEGLYAGLTHKGQDTYETIKVQKKAMLV from the exons ATGTTTCGGGGATCTCTGATCTTGGTCGCTCTACTCTTGAACTTCAGCATGGCAG AGGCCCAAGTGCCAGACGGGAAACTGTGTTATATCCTGGATGGGATTCTCGTGATCTACGGCGTCCTTCTCACCATCTTGTACTGCAGACTGAGG ATGCATCCCATCTACATAAACAATGGCGGACCTCCACAGGTCACTGGCGGGTATCCACAG AAAGGAGAGGGACTTTACGCA GGTTTGACCCATAAAGGTCAGGACACCTATGAGACCATCAAGGTGCAGAAGAAAGCGATGCTGGTGTGA
- the LOC139386549 gene encoding high affinity immunoglobulin epsilon receptor subunit gamma-like isoform X1, translating into MFRGSLILVALLLNFSMAEAQVPDGKLCYILDGILVIYGVLLTILYCRLRMHPIYINNGGPPQVTGGYPQITTQITALVISILQKGEGLYAGLTHKGQDTYETIKVQKKAMLV; encoded by the exons ATGTTTCGGGGATCTCTGATCTTGGTCGCTCTACTCTTGAACTTCAGCATGGCAG AGGCCCAAGTGCCAGACGGGAAACTGTGTTATATCCTGGATGGGATTCTCGTGATCTACGGCGTCCTTCTCACCATCTTGTACTGCAGACTGAGG ATGCATCCCATCTACATAAACAATGGCGGACCTCCACAGGTCACTGGCGGGTATCCACAG ATAACAACGCAGATAACAGCTCTCGTAATTTCCATTTTACAGAAAGGAGAGGGACTTTACGCA GGTTTGACCCATAAAGGTCAGGACACCTATGAGACCATCAAGGTGCAGAAGAAAGCGATGCTGGTGTGA
- the LOC139386547 gene encoding vang-like protein 2, which translates to MDNESQYSGYSYKSSHSRSSRKHRDRRDRHRSKSRDGSSRGDKSVTVHAPGEPLLDAESTRGDDRDDNWGETTTVVTGTSEHSVSNEDLTRVSKELEESSPLECKRFLGPVLGGCLGLFALFTPLAFLVLPQLLWREALEPCGTPCEGLYVSLAFKLLVLLISSWALFLRPPRATLPRFFVFRCLLMVLVFLFVASYWLFYGVRVLEPRERDYRGIVEYAASLVDALLFIQYLALVLLEVRHLQPAFCLKVVRTTDGASRFYNVGHLSVQRAAVWVLDQYYRDFPVYNPALLNLPKSILSKKMSGFKVYSLDENSTNNTNSQSRAMIAAAARRRDNSHSEYYYEEAELDRRCRKRKARLVVAVEEAFTHIKRLQDDDPAASSPKHPREVMDPREAAQAIFAPMARAMQKYLRTTRQQPYHSMESILTHLQFCITHNMTPKAFLERYLSPGPTLQYQRENGRGRHWTLVSEEPVTSALRHGLVFSLRRLDFSLVVTVQPLPFLHIGEEFIDPKSHKFVMRLQSETSV; encoded by the exons ATGGACAACGAGTCACAGTACTCGGGCTACTCCTACAAGTCGTCCCACTCCCGCAGCTCCCGCAAGCACAG GGATCGGAGGGACAGGCATCGCTCCAAGAGCAGAGACGGCAGCAGCCGTGGAGACAAGTCTGTGACCGTCCATGCCCCTGGGGAGCCACTGCTAGATGCAGAATCCACCCGCGGAGATGACCGG gATGACAACTGGGGTGAGACCACCACTGTGGTCACAGGCACATCAGAACACAGCGTTTCCAACGAGGACCTGACACGCGTCTCCAAGGAGCTGGAGGAATCGTCTCCTCTGGAATGCAAGCGCTTCCTGGGGCCTGTGCTGGGCGGCTGCCTGGGCCTGTTCGCCCTGTTCACCCCCCTGGCCTTCCTGGTCCTTCCCCAGCTGCTGTGGCGTGAGGCCCTGGAGCCCTGCGGCACGCCCTGCGAGGGTCTATACGTCTCTCTGGCCTTCAAGCTCCTGGtgctcctcatctcctcctgggCGCTGTTCCTGCGCCCTCCGCGCGCCACCCTGCCCCGCTTCTTCGTCTTCCGCTGCCTGCTCATGGTGCTGGTGTTCCTGTTCGTGGCGTCCTACTGGCTGTTCTACGGCGTGCGCGTGCTGGAGCCCCGGGAAAGGGACTATAGAGGCATCGTGGAGTATGCGGCGTCGCTGGTGGACGCGCTGCTCTTCATCCAGTACCTGGCCCTGGTGCTACTGGAGGTCAGACACCTGCAGCCTGCCTTCTGCCTCAAGGTGGTGCGCACCACAGACGGGGCTAGCCGCTTCTACAACGTGGGACACCTCAG tgtCCAGAGGGCAGCAGTGTGGGTTCTGGATCAGTACTACAGGGacttccctgtctacaaccctgCCCTGCTCAACCTGCCCAAGTCTATCCTCTCCAAGAAGATGTCTGGATTCAAAGTCTACTCTCTGGATG AGAACAGCACCAATAACACCAACAGTCAGTCCCGGGCCATGATTGCTGCTGCAGCCCGCAGGAGAGACAACTCTCACAGTGAGTATTACTACGAGGAGGCCGAGCTGGACCGCAGGTGCCGCAAGCGGAAGGCCAG GCTGGTAGTGGCAGTGGAAGAGGCCTTCACCCACATCAAGCGTCTCCAGGATGATGACCCCGCAGCATCGTCCCCCAAACACCCACGTGAGGTGATGGACCCCCGGGAGGCGGCTCAGGCCATCTTCGCCCCCATGGCCAGAGCCATGCAGAAGTACCTGAGGACCACGCGCCAGCAGCCCTACCACAGCATGGAGAGCATCCTCACACACCTGCAGTTCTGTATCACTCACAACATGACTCCCAAG GCTTTCCTAGAGCGTTACCTCAGCCCGGGCCCTACCTTGCAGTACCAGCGCGAGAACGGCAGGGGGCGCCATTGGACTCTAGTGAGCGAGGAGCCGGTGACCTCTGCCCTGCGTCACGGTCTGGTCTTCTCCCTGCGCCGCCTTGACTTCTCCCTGGTCGTCACGGTGCAGCCCCTCCCCTTCCTGCATATTGGTGAGGAGTTTATCGACCCCAAGAGCCACAAGTTTGTGATGAGGCTACAGTCGGAGACCTCTGTGTAG